Sequence from the Desulfovibrio sp. X2 genome:
CGAGACCTGGGGCCACATCCTCACCGTCTCCGAACTCGGCTACGGCAAGCGCACCCCCGTGGGCCAGTACCGCCTGCAGTCGCGCGGCGGCCGCGGCGTGATCAACATGAAGGTCACCGCCAAGACCGGCCAGGTGCGCGGCGCCATCCTCGTGCAGGACGACGACCAGTTGGTCATGATGACCTCGGCCAACAAGGTCATCCGCATCGGCGTCAAGGACATCAGCGTGGTCGGCCGCGCCACCCAGGGCGTGCGCCTGGCCTCCCTGGACGGCGGCACCCTGGCCGGCTTCGACCTGGTGCGCGAGGGAACCATCGACGATGGTCTTGTCGAGGAATAAGGGGACGGATCGGGGGGCCCGCTGGATTTCGCTTCTGGCGGGCCTCCTCCTGGCCTTTTCCCTCATCGGCGGCTGCTCCCCCAAGCCGCCCAAGGAAGACGTCCTGGAGAAGGCCTCCAGGGCCTATGACCAGGGCCTGTACCTCGAAGCCGAGACCTTCTACGAGGAGTACCTCCAGAAGAACCCCGGCGACTCCCGCCGCTGGCAGGCCTGGAACCGGCTCCTCGACATCGTCAGCGTGATCCGCGGCGACAACGAGAAGGCCCACGTCATCCTCGAGGCCATGCTGCTCGAGTTCGGCTCCGAGCCGGACAAGGCGAGAGCCGTGCTCATCAAGCAGGGCGACCTGCTGCAGTCCGAAGGCCACCTCGACCAGGCCGTGGAAAGCTGGCAGAAGGCCCAGCGCCTCGGCCCCTCGCCCGAGCCCGACCCCTGCCTCCTCTCCCTGCGCTTCTCCCGCGCCTACACCACGGAAGGTCACTACGACCTGGCCCAGGACAGCCTGCGCGAATGCCTCTCCGAGGCCAAGGAACCCTCCTGCCTCACCCGCTGCCGCTA
This genomic interval carries:
- a CDS encoding lipopolysaccharide assembly protein LapB, with the protein product MSRNKGTDRGARWISLLAGLLLAFSLIGGCSPKPPKEDVLEKASRAYDQGLYLEAETFYEEYLQKNPGDSRRWQAWNRLLDIVSVIRGDNEKAHVILEAMLLEFGSEPDKARAVLIKQGDLLQSEGHLDQAVESWQKAQRLGPSPEPDPCLLSLRFSRAYTTEGHYDLAQDSLRECLSEAKEPSCLTRCRYELAQTYGLQENWPQEAELLEQVIASATISKEDKSSAIYLLADAYANSGQVERAKKLLQSILATYPNPKAVQTKLDQLNHTPGKK